The following are encoded in a window of Rissa tridactyla isolate bRisTri1 chromosome 15, bRisTri1.patW.cur.20221130, whole genome shotgun sequence genomic DNA:
- the ARSG gene encoding arylsulfatase G, with amino-acid sequence MGTPSPRVVLVLAAALAGLSAPRAAYGQPNFIVILADDVGWGDLGANWAETKETPHLDELAAEGTRFVDFHSAASTCSPSRASLLTGRLGARNGVTHNFAVTSVGGLPLNETTLAEVLREAGYSTGAIGKWHLGHHSRHHPSFRGFDYYFGIPYSHDMGCTDTPGYNLPPCPPCPWHGAAARVARKDCYTEVALPLFENLAIVQQPVNLSSLAARYAEEAARFIRQASNSGRPFFLYLALAHMHVPLGVPPPPPASGRGIYGASLSEMDALVGRIKQVADSHGKGNTLLWFAGDNGPWAQKCDLAGRLGPFVGAWQRQRGGSSAKQTTWEGGHRVPALAYWPGRIPAKRTSRALLSTLDVFPTLVALAGAALPPNRRFDGADVSPVLFGWSDVGHKVLLHPNSGAAGKDGEIEALRLAQYKAFYTTGGAMACDGSIGPAEHHQPPLIFNLDRDIQEQEPLDVASREYQAVLPAISRAYAQALEDIATDNVSVADYSKDPAMTPCCNAQHVACRCQAPGTHAAALDHGTERRAVRLCL; translated from the exons ATGGGGACCCCCTCCCCGCGGGTGGTGCTAGTGCTCGCCGCGGCGCTGGCGGGGCTCTCGGCTCCCCGAGCAGCCTACGGGCAGCCCAACTTTATCGTCATTCTGGCGGATGACGTGGGCTGGGGGGATCTTGGGGCCAACTGGGCGGAGACGAAGGAGACCCCGCATTTGGATGAGTTGGCAGCCGAAGGGACGAG GTTCGTGGATTTCCACTCGGCTGCCTCCACTTGCTCCCCATCCCGCGCCTCTCTGCTCACCGGGCGCCTCGGGGCGCGCAACGGGGTGACCCACAACTTCGCCGTCACGTCAGTCGGCGGCCTCCCCCTGAATGAGACCACCCTGGCCGAGGTCCTGCGGGAGGCTGGGTACAGCACGGGGGCTATAG GCAAGTGGCACCTGGGACACCACAGCCGCCATCACCCCAGCTTCCGCG GCTTCGACTACTACTTTGGGATCCCCTATAGCCATGACATGGGCTGCACGGACACCCCCGGCTACAACTtgccgccctgcccgccctgcccgtGGCACGGCGCAGCTGCCAG GGTGGCGAGGAAGGACTGTTACACGGAGGTGGCCCTTCCTCTCTTCGAGAACCTCGCCATCGTCCAGCAGCCCGTCAACCTCAGCAGCCTGGCAGCGCGCTACGCGGAGGAGGCAGCGCGGTTCATCCGGCAGGCCAG CAACAGCGGACGCCCCTTCTTCCTCTACCTGGCGCTGGCCCATATGCACGTCCCGCTGGGggtccccccgccaccccccgcctcgGGCAGGGGCATCTACGGAGCTTCCCTGAGCGAGATGGATGCCCTGGTGGGACGGATAAAGCAGGTCGCCGACAGCCACGGAAAGGGCAACACGCTCCTGTGGTTCGCAG GTGACAACGGTCCCTGGGCGCAGAAGTGTGACCTGGCAGGACGCCTGGGGCCGTTCGTGGGGGCCTGGCAGCGGCAGCGAG GTGGGAGCTCGGCAAAGCAAACGACCTGGGAAGGAGGGCACCGGGTGCCGGCGCTGGCGTACTGGCCCGGCCGCATCCCTGCCAAGCGGACGAGCCGCGCTCTGCTCAG CACCCTGGACGTCTTCCCCACGCTGGTGGCCCTGGCTGGGGCGGCGCTGCCCCCGAACAGACGCTTCGACGGCGCGGACGTGTCCCCGGTTCTCTTTGGGTGGTCGGACGTGGGGCACAAG GTTCTGCTGCACCCCAACAgtggggcggctgggaaggacgGCGAGATAGAGGCGCTCCGGCTGGCTCAGTACAAGGCGTTTTACACCACAG GAGGGGCGATGGCGTGCGATGGGAGCATTGGGCCAGCTGAGCATCACCAGCCGCCCCTCATTTTCAATCTGGATCGCGATATCCAGGAGCAGGAGCCTTTGGACGTGGCATCCAGAGAGTATCAGGCAGTGCTGCCTGCCATCAGCAGGGCTTACGCCCAGGCTCTGGAGGACATCGCAACAGACAACGTCTCGGTTGCAGATTACTCCAAAGACCCGGCCATGACTCCCTGCTGCAACGCGCAGCACGTGGCCTGCCGATGCCAAGCGCCCGGGACTCACGCTGCTGCGTTGGACCATGGCACGGAAAGAAGAGCCGTGCGGCTTTGTCTTTAG